One Patescibacteria group bacterium genomic window, TCGGTTTGCATGTGGGTAACAGCTATGTTTAGCAAGCCGACGGATATTTGTCAAGATTCCTCCCCTCCAGAAGCAATCTTTTTGAGTTAACACTAAGTTAGCTAAATCCTACAAAACGAGTGCAATTTGTCAAATGATTAGAATAAATATTTACACGTATGTCAAGAGTTTGATTTTCGGATTGATTCCCAAGACTTTAACCATTCTTTCTGTATCATCCTCATTAAAATTTACATAATCAAGATATTTTTTAAGGTTTTGTAACCTTTTTGCTTGTGGATAAATCAACCCAATAACCCTCAACCGGAAATGAAAAGAGACTCATAAATTGAAATTTTTGCTAAAACTAGATGATTTATTGGAGAATTGAATCTTTTTTAGCTTTTTGATCGTCGAACTCTTAGGACGGCTAAGGACATAGAGTTTGTGAATAAAAAAACCCCTTTATAAAGGGGTTTTGCTTGATGAAAAGCTTAAAGGATTGAGTTGCTCATAAAGGTCCCTCGAAAGACTCGGGACGGCCAAAGACATACAAAAAGAGAGAGACCCTCACTTGTGAAGGCCTCTTTCTTTAAAAACCGTACTATTCCTTAGAGAATTGAGTCTTTTTTTAAAGGTCCTTCGTCGCAGATTCCTCAGGACGGCTAAGGACGCGGAGTCAGTAAATATAACAAAACCCCCTTGTTTAAGGGGGTTTTGCATGATAAACAGCTTAAAGGATTGAGTCCTTAGCCGCCTTTGCAACCCGGAATTTCACCACGGTTTTGGCTGGGATCTGGATCTCAGCGCCGGTGGCTGGGTTACGCCCTTTGCGAGCAGCGCGGTGCTTCTTCATAAGCTTCCCGAGCCCTGGGAGGGTGATTTCACCCTTCTTTGCTTCGGCGTATGCCGTGGTAACGATGAGGTCCCACATTGTGGTTACCTCTTTCTTGCTGTGACCGGACTTCTCCGCCAAGAGGGCGATGAAGGCCGATTTGCTCAAGCCTTTTGCCATGGTTGCATGGGGTTAAATGACGATATGGAAATAGTATAGCAAATTTCCTAGGTTTTTTCAGGGTGGGTCAAGAAATCGGCAAGAAAATCAGAGGATTTTCTTTGATCCTTAAACTGTGGATAACTAAAGTTGTTCAATAAATGGCTAATATTAGCATAAAAATAACCATAAAAAGATGGCGTATACTTGTATATATGGAGGAAAAGCAGGAGCCAAAAAGAACAATATTGTCTGCTAATCAAGCGCCTGCGGCAGTGCTGAAAGCCTTGGGGACAACTTTGCAAGGTTTGCAAAGCACAGAGGCGGGAATTCGGCTAGGGCGTGATGGGGAGAATACCATTCATACTACCGACCACTCAGGGTGGGTGGTTTTGGGCAGGCAATTCCGTTCCCCAATGGTTCTTCTCTTAGTTGTGGCTTTAGCTGTATCGGGAATACTTCGTGAGTTTGTGGATGCTATTACCATTGCTGTGATTGTGGTCATAAACGCGGTATTGGGCTTTGTGCAGGAGTACAAGAGCGCCAAGTACTTGCAGAAACTGCAGACTATTGTGCAC contains:
- a CDS encoding HU family DNA-binding protein — protein: MAKGLSKSAFIALLAEKSGHSKKEVTTMWDLIVTTAYAEAKKGEITLPGLGKLMKKHRAARKGRNPATGAEIQIPAKTVVKFRVAKAAKDSIL